A genome region from candidate division KSB1 bacterium includes the following:
- a CDS encoding DUF72 domain-containing protein, with translation MSTKKIYIGTSGWNYKHWRGTFYPENMPQKKWLEYYMQRFRTVELNNSFYQLPRQQTLETWRDTVPEDFHFAVKASRYITHMKKLKDPKDAVRTFFQRIESLGEKSSVILFQLPPKWKFNKERLQSFLQTLPTAYRYTFEFRDPSWWNEQTYEILTQYNAAFCQYELAGTTTPYQVTADFVYIRLHGPGDAYEGSYDQTTLEQWCERFLTWTQKGYDVYCYFDNDQNGYAAKNALTLQSILA, from the coding sequence ATGAGTACAAAAAAAATCTATATCGGTACATCCGGGTGGAATTACAAACACTGGCGTGGTACCTTTTATCCCGAAAACATGCCTCAGAAAAAATGGCTCGAATATTACATGCAGCGATTCCGAACCGTTGAACTCAACAATTCATTCTATCAACTGCCCCGGCAGCAGACTCTGGAAACATGGCGGGATACCGTACCGGAGGATTTTCATTTTGCTGTCAAGGCCAGCCGCTACATCACGCATATGAAAAAACTCAAGGATCCGAAAGACGCGGTGAGGACCTTTTTTCAACGTATTGAATCTCTTGGTGAAAAGAGTTCAGTCATTTTATTTCAGCTGCCGCCAAAATGGAAATTCAACAAAGAGCGTCTGCAATCTTTTCTGCAAACACTGCCAACAGCGTATCGTTATACATTCGAATTTCGTGACCCCAGCTGGTGGAATGAACAAACCTATGAAATTCTGACCCAATATAATGCCGCCTTTTGTCAATACGAACTTGCCGGTACAACTACCCCATACCAGGTAACGGCAGATTTCGTCTATATTCGTCTGCATGGTCCGGGTGACGCTTATGAGGGGTCTTATGATCAGACCACCCTTGAGCAATGGTGCGAACGGTTTCTCACCTGGACTCAAAAGGGCTATGACGTCTATTGCTATTTTGATAATGATCAAAACGGCTATGCTGCAAAAAATGCCCTGACACTTCAGTCTATACTGGCTTGA
- a CDS encoding cohesin domain-containing protein: MFLKARILCIVVILIFLVVSLSCSLQSPGGHTQGQSSIAARISFNQAGLTPASFDSLVITITGDGISPIRDSLLLDGVKGRARINVPANKDLLATAVAYRDTRQVMSGADSFRVSDGETVPLSIMMNFLVPTIIVSPPDSTLSVGQSITLYLAARQVVNMATFGAQVQFDPAVLTVQELGREDAFLKSNAGNVNQLLFSKDNSGGTVDVVFGIFPASAAVTGQGTVGRIVFTAVDTGITDLSVRVDHDVNSNYALFDQNANLMYAMGLGGRITIQ, from the coding sequence ATGTTTCTTAAAGCGCGCATTTTATGCATTGTTGTTATCCTGATTTTTCTCGTTGTGTCTCTGTCCTGCAGTCTGCAGTCTCCTGGGGGTCATACGCAAGGACAAAGCAGTATAGCTGCCCGCATCTCTTTCAATCAGGCCGGACTAACGCCGGCCTCATTCGACAGTCTTGTGATCACCATCACCGGTGACGGTATTTCTCCGATCAGGGATTCACTGCTGCTTGACGGTGTAAAGGGCCGGGCCCGGATTAATGTTCCGGCGAACAAGGACCTTCTCGCGACGGCGGTTGCCTACCGGGATACCCGTCAGGTGATGAGCGGTGCTGACAGTTTCCGGGTTTCGGATGGAGAAACTGTTCCTTTGTCTATTATGATGAATTTCCTCGTTCCCACCATTATTGTCTCACCTCCGGATTCGACACTTTCAGTGGGACAATCTATAACCTTGTATCTGGCGGCACGTCAGGTGGTTAACATGGCAACATTCGGCGCGCAAGTGCAGTTCGATCCGGCCGTGTTGACGGTTCAGGAACTTGGACGCGAGGACGCGTTTTTGAAAAGCAATGCCGGAAATGTGAATCAGCTGTTATTCAGCAAGGATAACAGCGGGGGTACGGTAGATGTTGTTTTTGGGATTTTTCCCGCTTCTGCTGCTGTGACCGGACAAGGAACCGTAGGCCGTATTGTGTTTACGGCTGTTGACACCGGTATCACTGATTTATCGGTACGCGTTGATCATGACGTCAATTCCAATTATGCATTGTTTGATCAGAATGCAAATCTCATGTACGCAATGGGACTGGGCGGACGCATTACGATACAATAA
- a CDS encoding DNA-formamidopyrimidine glycosylase family protein, whose translation MPELPDVQVFKQYVDSTSLHQTIRKIDLRSPELLGDVSAEELKQHLLDHSIHASRRHGKYLFLRLDNSASVVLHFGMTGFPVYFLNQESAPDHIRLLLTFSSGYYLAYDCRRKLGLIDLAGNEQDFIDSKELGIDAFSEHFTYKTLKDLLKNKKGSIKSTLMNQKIIAGIGNIYSDEILFQSGIHPKSCAGALDDSRLKHLYNEIKRVFQQSIQSLASTRAFPKEFLLPNREPGAECPLCGGNIVKQTISSRSSYFCNQHQTDIS comes from the coding sequence ATGCCGGAATTGCCTGATGTTCAGGTCTTTAAACAATATGTGGATTCGACCAGTCTGCATCAAACCATCCGCAAAATAGACCTGCGTTCCCCGGAACTTCTTGGCGATGTTTCCGCAGAGGAATTAAAACAGCATTTGCTGGATCACAGCATTCATGCCAGCAGACGGCATGGGAAATATTTATTCCTGCGGCTTGACAACAGCGCTAGCGTGGTGCTGCATTTCGGCATGACCGGATTTCCCGTGTATTTTCTAAACCAAGAAAGCGCTCCCGATCACATCCGGCTGCTTTTAACCTTTTCCAGCGGTTATTACCTGGCCTATGACTGTCGGAGAAAATTAGGGCTGATTGATTTGGCAGGGAATGAACAGGACTTTATCGATTCTAAAGAGCTGGGCATTGATGCATTCTCGGAACATTTTACCTATAAAACTCTGAAAGATCTATTGAAAAATAAAAAGGGATCAATAAAGTCGACTCTTATGAATCAAAAAATCATTGCCGGAATCGGCAATATCTATTCAGATGAAATTTTGTTTCAGTCCGGCATACATCCGAAAAGCTGCGCCGGCGCTTTGGACGACAGCCGGCTCAAACATTTGTATAATGAAATAAAACGTGTATTTCAGCAAAGTATTCAGAGCCTGGCTTCGACTCGTGCATTTCCCAAAGAATTTTTACTCCCGAACCGCGAACCGGGCGCTGAATGTCCATTATGCGGTGGAAATATCGTAAAACAGACCATTTCCAGCCGTTCCTCCTATTTTTGTAACCAGCATCAAACCGATATTTCCTGA
- a CDS encoding PKD domain-containing protein codes for MFRTIVFGFLLSILLIQPAVRAQGTIITANWGPPSAANEWQKFEISLTADQFGVSQSDFEEVMANVQRIRIRTETHSGHDIGSIDNVTVGTRFSSEFNSGLDGWNAHGDGTMQWTETGGVSNSGYIAVHDWARGDWHYAVAPAAWSGDWSGLINSTFSFYYKSDYPDASAELEISSVFEKRIILTANPLVTPPNSNSRVRVSLNEIPASDVEISLSSENPCFEVPANITINAGASYAEFDATVPADADTGCTSAIEATASGYVSARLILTVGETAGGEGGASLCGQVTDATTGDGIAGAQITVAGLSTTTDNDGNYCIQNIPTNVILANFSGTPRSGPAPLTVQFENLSGVGVSTISASAETYSTFRSTVSLSEGEEKTLDISLSPMITDAEMRIVLNWGLNPRDLDIHLLVPKPGEDTHHLVYYSDKGSSDSFPYAYLDHDDTESYGPETITIKQFVSGRYKFYVHRYAGTGSLTASEAVVQIYTRAGLVHTVNVPASGTGDYWMVGEIDGNTGQVLIDSYIQGLRPSTGALHKGMAAALDQKQVQAAQDIVSWSWDFDGDGVVDSEEQHPQWVYANPGNYTVTLTVSDGTRDYVETKTHYITVTGEPSREDAYKVSITSIDPTNFPLVKLFVSVIDTLTNAPLTGLPFSAFDVTEDNQAVSDLSISTLSMTSGAKADIVFVFDITGSLDDEWNALKNRSLAFADSIAARGMDYRLGLVTFKDEITSIHDFTTDALEFKTWVDGLDPSGGGDSKENALKGLEAAAELSYRAVAQRIAVLITDADYHEAGESGDGITHFTTETMISHLNARNILCNVVGPDEPQFEKLAEQTGGYFYKLSQGFNNILDRIGNQILQQYVITYVPTNTTPDNTQRTAKVQVNYNSKTGSDQGTYYIGSSQLLTFPQVVLGIEGRTFTIDVYAQNVMNLSAAQYYLLYNKNKISALQVTSGGFMSSGGASEAFLSDIDEANGRIEINQSRLIQGNSTESISGSGLLASVEFEVKVRNCASTIDFYGLDLRQTDGTAIEVNSSGTEIESAGSSGSSSILCDFDEDLDIDTRDFALLGTYWKPVNHASGDVGPASGAVPMLTPAPDGRVGFEDLFTFTRMWNWYYLALNTNGSSLAKQDGRLFGQWSENDGKLRYDVYLKNVNRLAMGHLKLSFNTAALTVDRIESGSLLTPSDESCVLFTDTGQPGQVDVTFSKLTGTNQSAVINPSGVLFSILFQRTGQGGASALCFEQVDLRSPDNTPVSVIRDNQDNLEIETLPETYKLANYPNPFNNRTVIRYELPIAGRVDIQIYNILGQPVRELVHNPMQAGIHTVSWDGKNNYGIDAGSGMYMLKMTAGNQSLQRKLLYLK; via the coding sequence ATGTTTAGAACGATTGTCTTTGGTTTCCTGTTGTCGATTTTACTCATACAGCCCGCAGTCCGGGCGCAAGGTACCATCATTACTGCAAACTGGGGGCCGCCGTCCGCTGCCAATGAATGGCAGAAATTCGAGATTTCTCTGACAGCGGATCAATTCGGTGTGTCGCAATCCGATTTTGAAGAGGTGATGGCCAATGTCCAGCGGATTCGTATTCGTACGGAAACGCACAGTGGACATGATATCGGCTCGATTGATAACGTCACCGTAGGTACGCGCTTTTCCAGTGAGTTCAATTCGGGACTCGACGGTTGGAACGCGCATGGCGACGGCACGATGCAGTGGACGGAAACCGGCGGTGTATCAAACAGCGGCTATATTGCTGTGCATGACTGGGCCCGGGGCGACTGGCATTATGCGGTGGCTCCTGCAGCGTGGAGCGGCGACTGGTCTGGTTTGATCAATTCAACGTTTTCCTTTTATTACAAATCGGATTATCCGGATGCTTCGGCAGAGCTGGAAATATCGAGTGTCTTTGAAAAACGCATTATTTTGACGGCAAATCCTTTGGTCACCCCACCCAATTCAAATTCGCGGGTGCGTGTGAGTTTGAATGAAATTCCGGCTTCAGATGTAGAAATTTCCCTGAGCTCTGAAAATCCGTGTTTTGAAGTGCCCGCGAATATCACCATTAATGCCGGTGCCTCATATGCAGAGTTTGATGCCACGGTTCCGGCGGATGCGGACACCGGCTGCACCTCGGCCATTGAAGCCACGGCTTCCGGTTATGTGTCTGCGCGTCTGATTCTTACCGTCGGCGAGACAGCCGGCGGCGAAGGAGGCGCATCACTTTGCGGCCAGGTGACAGATGCCACAACCGGTGATGGTATTGCCGGGGCGCAAATCACGGTTGCAGGGCTGTCCACGACTACAGACAACGATGGAAATTATTGTATCCAGAACATACCCACAAATGTTATTCTGGCCAATTTCAGCGGCACGCCCAGGTCCGGTCCGGCACCGTTGACCGTACAGTTTGAAAATTTGTCCGGTGTCGGTGTGTCAACGATCTCCGCATCCGCAGAAACCTATTCAACATTTCGATCTACGGTTTCCTTGTCAGAGGGGGAAGAAAAAACCCTGGATATCTCTCTGAGTCCGATGATCACAGATGCGGAAATGCGTATTGTGTTGAACTGGGGTCTGAATCCGAGAGACCTGGATATTCATTTATTGGTGCCCAAGCCCGGCGAGGATACGCATCATCTGGTTTACTATTCGGACAAGGGATCAAGTGACTCATTTCCTTACGCCTATCTCGATCACGATGATACAGAGAGTTACGGACCGGAGACGATTACCATTAAGCAATTTGTATCCGGGAGATACAAATTTTATGTGCATCGATATGCAGGAACAGGGAGTTTAACGGCATCTGAGGCTGTGGTGCAGATTTATACGCGGGCAGGATTGGTTCACACAGTGAATGTCCCCGCCAGCGGCACCGGTGACTATTGGATGGTGGGTGAAATCGACGGCAATACCGGACAGGTGTTGATTGACAGTTACATACAGGGATTGCGGCCCAGTACCGGCGCACTGCACAAAGGCATGGCCGCGGCGCTGGATCAAAAGCAGGTTCAGGCGGCGCAGGATATTGTATCCTGGTCCTGGGATTTTGACGGCGATGGTGTGGTCGATTCTGAGGAACAGCATCCGCAGTGGGTTTATGCAAATCCCGGAAACTATACTGTGACCCTGACCGTTTCGGATGGAACCCGCGATTATGTTGAAACCAAGACTCATTATATCACAGTTACCGGCGAGCCCTCAAGAGAAGATGCTTATAAGGTGTCCATTACCAGCATCGATCCGACGAATTTTCCGCTTGTCAAGCTGTTTGTATCTGTGATTGATACGCTGACAAATGCACCCCTGACGGGCTTGCCGTTTTCTGCATTTGATGTTACAGAGGACAATCAGGCTGTATCTGATCTGTCAATATCTACACTGAGCATGACATCCGGTGCAAAGGCAGACATCGTTTTTGTATTTGATATCACAGGCAGCCTTGATGATGAATGGAATGCGCTCAAGAACCGCAGTCTGGCGTTTGCGGATTCTATTGCAGCCCGGGGCATGGACTATCGTCTGGGGCTGGTGACGTTCAAAGACGAGATAACGTCTATTCATGATTTTACAACGGATGCCCTTGAATTCAAGACATGGGTCGATGGACTGGATCCCAGCGGCGGCGGCGACAGCAAAGAGAATGCTCTAAAAGGCCTGGAAGCTGCAGCTGAACTCAGCTACCGCGCTGTGGCGCAGCGGATTGCAGTTCTGATTACAGATGCGGATTATCATGAGGCGGGTGAAAGCGGCGACGGGATCACCCATTTTACCACGGAAACTATGATTTCGCATCTGAACGCCCGAAATATTCTCTGTAACGTGGTCGGACCGGATGAACCCCAGTTTGAAAAACTGGCGGAACAGACCGGCGGCTACTTTTACAAGCTAAGCCAGGGCTTTAATAATATCCTGGACCGCATCGGTAACCAGATTTTACAACAGTATGTGATCACCTATGTTCCTACCAATACGACTCCGGATAACACTCAACGCACTGCAAAAGTCCAGGTGAATTACAACAGCAAAACCGGAAGCGATCAGGGGACCTATTATATCGGTTCCAGTCAGTTGTTGACTTTTCCGCAGGTTGTTCTGGGCATAGAAGGCAGAACATTTACCATCGATGTTTACGCGCAAAATGTAATGAACCTTTCGGCCGCACAGTATTATCTGCTCTACAACAAGAATAAAATCAGCGCTCTGCAGGTGACGTCCGGCGGGTTTATGAGCAGCGGCGGAGCTTCGGAGGCGTTTTTGTCTGATATTGATGAGGCCAATGGTCGAATTGAAATCAATCAATCGCGGCTGATTCAGGGGAATTCGACTGAATCAATTTCCGGAAGCGGCCTGCTGGCATCTGTTGAATTTGAGGTCAAAGTCAGAAATTGCGCCAGTACCATAGATTTTTACGGACTGGATTTGCGGCAGACTGATGGAACAGCCATCGAAGTGAACAGTTCCGGCACGGAAATAGAGTCCGCCGGATCAAGCGGTTCATCATCGATCTTGTGTGATTTTGATGAGGATCTGGATATCGATACCCGGGATTTTGCACTGTTGGGAACCTACTGGAAACCGGTCAATCATGCAAGCGGGGATGTCGGGCCGGCCAGCGGCGCTGTGCCGATGCTGACACCGGCGCCGGACGGGCGCGTCGGGTTTGAAGATTTGTTCACCTTTACCCGCATGTGGAACTGGTACTATCTGGCTCTGAATACAAACGGCTCCTCTCTTGCCAAACAGGATGGCCGTTTATTCGGACAATGGAGTGAAAACGACGGAAAACTGCGCTATGATGTTTATCTAAAAAATGTAAACCGTCTTGCCATGGGGCACCTAAAACTGTCGTTTAATACTGCTGCATTGACAGTTGACCGGATTGAATCGGGCAGTCTCCTGACACCCTCCGATGAATCCTGTGTGCTGTTTACAGACACGGGGCAGCCGGGACAGGTCGATGTCACCTTTTCGAAGCTGACCGGCACCAACCAGAGCGCTGTGATTAACCCGAGCGGTGTTTTATTTTCCATTCTCTTTCAAAGAACCGGCCAGGGCGGAGCGTCCGCGCTCTGCTTTGAGCAGGTTGATCTGCGCAGCCCGGATAATACTCCGGTCAGTGTTATCCGGGACAATCAGGATAATCTGGAAATCGAGACCCTGCCCGAGACCTACAAATTGGCCAATTATCCGAATCCGTTTAACAATCGGACTGTGATTCGCTACGAACTTCCAATTGCGGGACGGGTTGATATTCAAATTTACAATATTCTGGGCCAACCGGTACGGGAACTTGTGCACAATCCCATGCAGGCCGGTATTCATACTGTATCGTGGGATGGGAAAAACAACTATGGCATTGATGCAGGTTCCGGGATGTATATGCTGAAAATGACTGCGGGAAATCAATCGTTACAGAGAAAACTGCTTTACCTGAAATAG